A window of Nonomuraea angiospora genomic DNA:
CCGTCGCCGAAGGTCTTGCCGTCGGCGCTGTAGCTCGAATAGCGCAGCACCGACTGCGGGTAGCGCTTCTTCCATCCGTACGCCTCGGCGTAGGCGTCCAGCGGGCGCAGCTGCCCGGCCTTGACGAACGCGCCCATCGACGAGCGGCCGTTGTTGGCCTCCACGATGTCGGGCGGCTCGTTGCCGCTCAGGGCCAGGCGCAGGGTCGTGTTGAGGTCGTCGAAGGAGCGGCTCACCCGGTTGATCTTGATGTTCGGGTACTTCGCCTGGAAGGCGTCGTTGAGCTGCTTCATCTGGGCGGCCTGGCCGCCGCGTACCTCCTGGTCCCAGATCGTCAGGGTGACGTTGCCGAGCGCCGCGGCGTCGGTGCGCACCGACGAGGCGGAGGGCTGCGCGGAGGTGGCCGCGGGCGGGGCGGAGGATCCGGGCGCGCACGCCGTCATGGCGAGGGCGCTGGCGGCGAGCACGGCGAGCGCTCGGAGCGGGGGGTTCATGGTGTTACTCCTTTTGCGCGGGCACGCGAGGCGTGTCGGGGCCCTCGTCCTCGGGTGGGTTCGGCCGCGTGGTGGGAACCTTGGGGCCGACGTCGGCGTACCGGGCGATGGTCGCGGCCGCGCGGCGCACGGCGCCCACCGGCACGGCGGGCACCAGCTTGTCGAGGAAGGCGTAGCGGCGGGCCAGCGAGTTGCCGTAGGCGCCGCTGTGGTCGGCCGAGTCGCGGACCTCGTGCCACCAGTCGGCGATGTCGCCCCAGCCGGGCGCCGCGAGCGAGCCGCCGAACTGCTGCACCGCCAGCGCCGCGCACAGCTGCGCGAACGCCAGGCGGTCGGCCAGCGGCCAGCGCGACAGCGTGCCGAGCACGAACCCCGCGCCGAAGACGTCGCCCGCGCCGGTCGGGTCGAGCGCCGTCACCCGCGGAGCGGGCACGAACGCCTCCTCGCCGTTGACGGAGTCGATGGCCATGGCGCCGTTGGCCCCGTCGGTCACCACGGCCACCGGGACCTTGTCGGCGATCGCGTAGAGCGCGTCGCGCGGGGTGTCGGCGCCGGTGTAGGCCATCGCCTCGACCGCGTTGGGCATGAACGCGTGGCAGAGCGCGAGCTGATCCAGCAGGGACGCCGACCAGGAGCCCGACGGGTCCCAGCCCACGTCGGCGAAGATGAGCGAGCCGTCGCGGCGCGCCAGCTCCGCCCAGTTGCACGGGCTGTCCGGCGAGTCGAGCGGATCGTCGGTGGACAGCGACACGATCACCGCCTTGGACTGAGGCGGCATGCCGATCATCTCCGAGGCCGGCAGGGGCGAGGGGTGGCCGTGGGTCACCATGCTGCGGTCGCGGTCGACCGCCATGGAGACCGTCACCGGCGAGTGCCAGTGCTCGAACCGCCGCGACCTGGACAGGTCCACCGACTCCTGCTCCTCGAGCGTGCGCCAGCAGAAGTCGCCGTAGTCGTCGTCGCCGAACGCGGCGGCCAGCGAGGTGCGCAGGCCCAGCCGGCTGGTCGCGATGGCGAGGTTGGCGATGCCGCCGGGGCACGAGCCCATGCCCTCGGCCCAGATCTCGGTTCCGGCCGCGGGCATCGCGGGCAGACCGGTGAAGATGATGTCCAGAAAGACCGTGCCCGCCAGGAAGACGTCGAACTGCGGCCCCTCCGGGCTGCGCTCGGCGGCGAGAGGGTCGTACACCTGATTAGACACGGGAATGAGTCCTCCCCGACACGTATACAGCTCTGCGCAATCTTGCACGTTTGCTCACGCACTTCAAGTCTTCTTCTGGGAGTTTTTGGCTGAAGCTGCATACTCCTGCGCGATTTTGACTGATACACTCGCGCCGTGCTTCAGCGCCTCAGGCATGCCGAGATCATGCGCCGGGTCCGACTCTCAGGCGCCACCAGTGTCAGCGATCTCGCCAGCCAGCTCGGCGTGAGCCCGTCCACCATCCGCAGGGACCTCGAGGTGCTCGACCGCGACGGCACGCTGCGGCGCGTGCGGGGTGGAGCCCTGATCCTCGACGGCGAGGTCACCGTCGACGCCGACGCCGACCGGCCGTTCGCCGAGGTGGCCGAGGTGGACGAGCAGGACAAGGAGGCGGTCGCGGTCCGCGCCGCCGAGCTGGTCCGCGACGGCGACGTGGTCCTGCTCGACATCGGCACGACGACGATGCGGCTGGCCCGGCGGCTGCGCGGGCGCCGCGTCACCGTGGTCACCTCCAGCCTCGCCGTGCTCGACGTGCTGCGCACCGACCCGGAGGTCGAGCTGCTGCTGCTCGGCGGCGCGCTGCGGCGGCCGTACCACTCGCTGGTCGGGGTGCTGACCGAGGCGGCCCTGAGCCAGGTGGTCGCCGACCGCGTGTTCCTGGGCGCCAGCGGCGTGCGGCCCGACGGGCAGCTCGTGGACACCACGCTCGCCGAGGTGCCGCTGAAGCGCGCCATGATCGCGGCGGCGGGCCAGGTGGTGCTGCTCGTCGACCGGCACAAGTTTCCCGGCACCGGTGCGCTGCGGGTGTGCGGGCCCGACGACATCGACGTGATCGTCACCAACCAGGGCGCCGACGAGGCGACGCTGCGCAACTGCGCCGCCGCCGGCGCCGAGGTCCTGCTCACCTGAAAGGGTATCGATGAGACTGGCCGTTCTCGGAGGCGGCGGCTTCCGGGTCCCGCTCGTGTACGGCGCGCTGCTGCGCGAGACCGCCAAGCCGCGCGTGGAGCAGGTGGTCCTGTACGACGTGTCGCAGGACCGGCTGGAGGCCATCCGGCACGTGCTCGGCCAGCTCGCCGCCGGGCACGACGACCCGCCGGAGGTCCTGACCACCACCGACCTGGACACCGCGCTGCGCGACAGCGCGTTCGTCTTCTCCGCCATCCGGGTCGGCGGCCTGGCCGGGCGCACCGCCGACGAGCGGGTCGCGCTCGACCTGGGCCTGCTCGGCCAGGAGACGACCGGCCCCGGCGGCATCTCCTACGGCCTGCGCACCATCCCGGTCGCGCTCCACGTGGCCGAGCGGGTGGCCGCGCTCGCGCCCCAGGCGTGGGTCATCAACTTCACCAACCCCGCAGGCATGATCACCGAGGCCATGCGGCACGTGCTCGGCGACCGCGTGATCGGCATCTGCGACTCCCCGATCGGCCTGATCCGCCGGGCCGCCGTCGCGCTCGGGCTCGACCCTTCGCGCGTGTCGCCCGACTACGTGGGCCTCAACCACCTCGGCTGGCTGCGCGGCCTCACCTATCAAGGACGCGACGTGCTGCCCGGGCTGCTGGCCGACGACGCGGCGCTGCGGCAGGTCGAGGAGGCGCGCATCTTCGGCACCGACTGGGTGCGCACGCTGGGCGCGCTGCCCAACGAATACCTGTACTACTACTACTTCACCCGGGAGTCCGTGGCCGCGATCTCCGGGCAGACCCGCGGGGAGTCGCTGGTCCGGCAGCAGGACGACTTCTACGCCGCCGTGCGGGCGCGTCCCGAGGAGGCGCTGGCGGAGTGGGTCAGGGCGCGCAGGCTGCGCGACGAGTCGTACATGGCCGAGGCCCGCGAACCCACCTCCGCGGGCGCGCGCGACGCCGCCGACCTGGAGGCCGGCGGGTACGAGGGCATCGCCCTGGCCCTCATGGCCGCCATCGCCCGCGGCGAGCCCACGTCCATGATCCTCAACGTGCGCAACGGGGCCGCGGTGCCCGGCCTGCCCGCGGACGCGGTCGTCGAGATCCCGTGCGCGGTGGACGGGGCCGGCGTCCGGCCGCTGGCCACCCGCCCCTTGCCTGGCCGCTTCCTCGGTCTCATGCAGCAGGTGAAGGGTGTCGAGCAGGCCGCCATCGAGGCCGCCAGGTCCGGCTCGGCCCGGTTGGCGGTCGAGGCGTTCGCGCTGCACCCGCTGGTCGACTCGGTCGCGACGGCCCGCAAGCTGCTCGACGGCTACCGGGCGCGCATCCCCGAGCTGGCCGCCGCCATCCCGGGCTCCTCCGACGCGGGCGGGCGCACGACCCTCTAGCGCGCCCTCCTCGGGGGCGCTTCCACGCCGCGGCCTCGGCAGGGCGCCGCGTCCACGCCGCGCCCCCGCAGGAGCGCCGCTTTCACACCATGCCGGCCGCTTGGAAGAGCCGCAGCTCGCGTCCGGGGCGGCACACGAGCTGCAGCCCCACCGGCAGCCCGTCCACCGTGCCCGCAGGCACGGTCAGCGCGGGCAGGCCCAGCACGTTCCACAGGCTCGTCATCGCCAGCAGCGCGGGCCGCACGGCGACGGTCCGGCCGTCCACCTCCGTCTCGCGCTGCTGGAGCAGCGGGGCGGTGATCGGCACGGTGGGCAGCGCCAGCACGTCGTGCCGCTCGAACAGCGCCGCCGCGGCCTCGGCGAGCCGGGAGCGCGCCGCCACCGCCGCGACGTACCGCCAGCCGGGTACCTCGGCCGCCGTGCGGAGGCGTTCGAGCAGCTCGGGGTCGAACAGCTCGGGCGCCTGCGCCATCCGGGCCGCGTGCACGGCCACGGCCTCACAGCTCTGGATCACCGTGTACGTCTCGCGGAACTCCTCGCCCAGCCCCGCCCGCAGCCGCACCTCGTCCAGTCCCGAGCGGGCCAGGCGGGACTCCGCGGCCGCGCGCACCGCGTCCACCACGCGCGGATCCCCGTCGAACAGCTCCGACGGATCCAGCCAGGCCACCCGCGAGGGACCGGGGTCCTCGCGCAGCTGGGCGGAGGCCAGGCAGCGGTAGGCGAGCAGGCAGTCCTGCTCGTCACCGGCCAGGACGCCGACGTGGTCGAAACTGCGCGCCAGGGGGAAGACGCCTTCAGCCGAGATCGCCCCATAGCTCGGCTTGAACCCGGCGATCCCGCACAGAGCCGCCGGGATGCGGACGGATCCGCCCGTGTCGGTGCCGAGCGCGAGCGGCACCAGCCCCGCCGCCACGGCCGCCGCGCTGCCCCCGCTGGAGCCGCCCGACATGCGCTCCGGGTCCCACGGGTTGCGCGAGGGGCCGTTGGCCGAGCGGTCGCCCGTGGGACCGTACGCGAACTCGTGGGTGGTCGTCTTGCCCACGACGACGGCGCCCGCGCGGCGCAGCAGGGTCACCGACTCGGCGTCGGAGTCCGCGACGTACCCGGCGAAATGCCGCGAACCCATCGTCGCGGGCAGCCCCGCGACCATGAAGAGGTCCTTCACCCCCACCGGCACGCCGTGCAGCGGACCCCGGTAGGTGCCCGTGTCCAGCTCGGCGTCCGCCCGCCGCGCCGCCGCCAGCGCCCCGTCGGCGTCCACGGTGACGAACGCGCCGAGCTCGGGGTCGCGCTCGGCGATGGCCTCGAGCGCCTGCTCGGCGAGCTCGACGGCGGTGGTCCGGCCTTCGCGCAGGTCCTGGGCGAGGCTCGTGATGGTACGGCCGGTGAAGGGGCCGGGGGAGAGCGGCATGGGATCCTTTTCGACGGTCGTCGGCTGAGTGTCCCACTGAACACCATGCACATCGGACTTTCCACGGCAGGGCTCCCACTTGCGGGGCTAAGATCATCGGATGTCCCAGCCGCCGTCAGCCGCCCGCCGGGCATGGGGCTGGGCGCGGCTGCTCCTCGCCGTCGTGGTGAGCGCGTGCGCGCTGGCCGGCGTCGTACGGCTGACCGTGCCCGCGACCGCGGGCACGGCGGGGGAGCCGCCCGGGGTGCGGCGGCAGTTGGCGTTCCTGCGCGCGGCCCTGGACGCGGGCGCGGGTGACGAGGCGCAGGCGCTCTTCCCCGAGGGGTATTTCTTCCTGCACGCCCTGTACGGGCTGAGCTGGGTCGAGCTCGGCATGCGCGAGCCGGCGGACGGACGGTCACGGGCGCTGCGCGAGGCGCGCTGGGCGTTGAGCCGGCTGGATGCGCCCGCCGGGCGGGCCCCGTTCAGCCCCGGCCTCATCCCGCCCTACGGCGTCTTCTACCGGGGGTGGTCCAACTGGCTGCGCGGCGGGGTGCTGAGCCTGGAGCCGGCCGGACGGCGCGATCCGGCCGAGGTGCGCCGGTTCGCGGAGGACTCCGCCGCGCTCGGGGCCGCGTTCGACGCGTCGTTCGACGCCGGGGGCTCGCCGTACCTGGCGGCGTACCCGGGGCAGGCCTGGCCGGTGGACTCGACCGTGGCGGTGGCGTCGCTGCGGCTGCACGACGCGATCCTGCCGGCCCGGTTCGGCGGGACCGTCGAACGCTGGCTGCGGGAGGTCAGGCGGCGGCTCGACCCGCGTACCGGGCTGCTCCCGCACCGCGCCGACCCCGGTGGTGGCGCGCCGGCCGAGGTGGCGCGGGGCAGCTCGCAGAGCATGATCCAGCGGTTCCTGGTGGACGTGGATCCGGCCTTCGCCGCCGAGCAGTACGCGCGCTTCCGCGAGCTGTACGTCGTCACCCCGCTCGGGCTCGGGCCCGCCGTGCGCGAGTACCCGCAGGGCGTGGACGGGCCGGCCGACGTGGACTCCGGGCCGCTGCCGCTCGGGGTGAGCCTGTCGGCGACCGTGGTCACCCTCGGTGCGGCGCAGGCGCACTCCGACGCTCCGCTGGCCTCGGCGCTGGCCGGCTACGGGGAGCTGGCGGGGCTGCCCGTGGACACCCCCTGGACCAAGCGGTACGCCTTCGGGCTGCTGCCCATCGGCGACGCGTTCCTGGCCTGGGCGAAGACGGCCCGGCCGTGGGTGGCCAGGCCGCCGTCGGCGCCGGCCGCGACCGTCTCGTGGTGGTGGCGGACGCCGCTGCTGATCCTGCTCACCGCCCTCGCCGCGGCCCCCTGGCTGCCGGTCCTACGCCGCCGCCTCCGCCCCTGAGTTCCCCTCGGAAGGGAGCGGGTTGCGCCTGAGGACCCGTGGCTCGTGATGGACCGCGGCCCGGACGGTGGTCCACCGTCCGGGCCGCGGGTTCCTGGTGAGGCCGGGCCTGGTGGTGGGCTCGGCGGGTGGTGCCGGGGCCGGTGAGGCGGATCGGCGTACCGCGCCCGGCCGTGGGTGTGCCGGGTGTGGTGGGCGCCCGGTGCTTCGCCGGTGGGCGAGGCGCGACGGGCGCGGGCCGGGCACGGCGAGGGGGTGGGCCGTGCGGGGGGCCGACTGAAGGGGCGGGCCGGTTTGAAGCGGCGGGCCAGGGGAGCGGCCGGCAGGCGGGTCAGCGAGTGGTGCCGAGGCGGGTGGAGAGGCGGGTGGCGAGGCGGTCGAGGGAGAAGTTGATCAGGATGAAGATGGCCGCGATGAGGATCGCCGCCGGGATCGTGTTCTTGAAGTTGGCGGCGATCCCGTTCAACCCCCGGTTCACCAGCTCGTCGAAGCCCACGATGAGCCCCAGCGCCGAGTCCTTCAGCAGCACCACGAACTGGCTGACGATGGCGGGCATCATGGTCCGGAACGCCTGCGGCAGCAGGACGAGGCGCATCACCTGCCCCTTGCGCATGCCGATGGCCTGAGCCGCCTCGGACTGGCCGCGCGGCAGGCTCTGCACCCCGGCCCGGATGATCTCCGCGATCACCGAGCCGTTGTAGAGCGTGAGCCCGAAGACGACGGCGGCGAAGGCCGAGATGTTCACGCCGATCAGCATGTACGAGCCGAAGAAGGCGAAGAAGATCAGCAGCAGCAGCGGCACGGACCTGAAGAACTCCACCACCGCGGCCGCGGGCACCCGGATCCACCGGTGGTCCGACAGCCGGGCGGTGGCGAAGAGGAGGCCGAACAGGCCCGCCAGCACCACCCCCACCACGGCCGCGCCGATGGTCCCGGCCAGCCCCGGCAGGATGAACGTGGCCCAGACGTCGCCGCGCAGCAGCGGCGTCCACTTGTCGGCCGCCCACTGGTCCTTGGCGTCGAAGCGCACGTAGACCACGTACGCCAGCCCCAGCAGCACGAGCGCGACGACCGCCGCCAGCACCCGGTTGCGCCGGATCCCGCGCGGCCCGGGCGGCTCGTAGAGGTTCGCGTAGCTCATCGGGCCACCGCCATCCGCCGCGACAGCCAGCCGAACAGCAGCCCCATCGGCAGGCACAGCAGCACGAACCCGGCGGCGAAGCCGAGGAAGATCTCAAGGACCTGGTCCCCGTACGTCTCGATCATCTCCCGCATCCGAACGGACGCCTCACCCACGCCGACCACGAGGGCGATCGTGGTGTTCTTGGTCAGCGCGATCATGATGCTGCCCAGCGGCGCCACCACGGCGCGGAACGCCTGCGGCAGCGTGATCAGCCCCAGCGTCTTCGTGAAGCCCAGCCCGAGCGACCGGGCCGCCTCCGCCTGCCCGACCGGCACCGTGTTGAGCCCCGACCGCAGGGCCTCGCAGACGAACGCCGAGGTGTAGGCGGTCAGCCCGATGACGGCGAGCCAGAAGTTGTTGGTCGCGATGTCGTCCGACAGCTCCACGCCGAGCTGCGCGCCGACCCCGAGGCCGGTGAACATCAGCACCAGCGTGAGCGGCGTGTTGCGCATCATGGTCACGTAAGTGTTGGCCGCGCCGCGCAGGGAGGCCAGCGGGGCCACCCGCATGGCGGTCAGCAGCGTCCCCAGCACGAGAGAGCCGAGCGCGCTGACCGCCGTCAGCCGTATCGTCATCCAGAACGCGGCGAAGATCGTGTCGCGTTCGAACAGCAGCGCTTCCATGGATCAGTAGCGCTCCAGCGCCGGGGCCTGCGGGAGGGTGAAGCCGGAGGCGCCGACGCTGGCCTGCAGCGCCTTCGTCCAGCTGCCGTCGGAGAACATCTTCTCCAGCGCGTCGTTGACCGCCTTGCGCCCGGTCGTGTCGTCCTTCTTCAGCCCGATGCCGTACTTCTCGGTGCTGAACGTCTTGCCGACCACCTTGAGCTTGCCGCCGTACTGGGCGGCGTAGCCGGCGAGGATGACGTTGTCGGTGGTGAGCGCGTCGAGCTGGCCGCCGAGGACGCGGTCCACGCACGCCGAGTACGTCCGCTCCTCCTGCAGCTGCACCTCCTTGGCGTACTCCGCCTTGACCTTCTGCGCCGGGGTCGAGCCGGCGACCGAGCAGAGCTTCTTGCCGTTCAGCGTCTCGGGCCCGGTCAGCGCGGTGTCGTCGGCCCTGACCAGCAGGTCCTGCCCGGCCACGAAGTACGGCCCGGCGAAGGACACCTTCTGCTTCCTGGCGTCGGTGATCGAGTACGTCGCCACCACCATGTCCACCTGGCCCTGCTCGATGAACGCCTCGCGGTTGGCCGACACGGTCTCCTTGAACGTGATGTCCTTGGCCTCGACGCCGAGCTGCTTGGCCACGTACTTGGCGACCTCGATGTCGAAGCCGGCGAAACTGCCGTCGGGCGTGCGCAGGCCGAGCCCCGGCTGGTCGGCCTTGACGCCGATGACCAGCTTCTTGTCGTTCTTGGCCTTGTCGACGATGGAGGCGTTGGTGGCCTCGGCGCTGCCGCAGGCCGTGGCGGTGGTGGCGAGCGCGACCACTGCGAAGGTCGCGTAAAGGGACCTGCCGAACATATGACGGCTCCTTAGTGAGTGAGGATCTTGGCGAGGAAGGACTGGGCGCGCTCGCTGTTCGGGGCTCCGAAGAACGCGTCGGGGGTGTTCTGCTCGACGATCTCGCCCTCGGCCATGAAGACGACCCGGTCGGCCGCCCGCCGGGCGAAGCCCATCTCGTGGGTGACGACCACCATGGTCATGCCCTCGCGGGCCAGCGAGGTCATGACGTCGAGCACCTCGTTGACCATCTCGGGGTCGAGCGCCGAGGTGGGCTCGTCGAACAGGATCGCCTTGGGGTCCATGGCCAGCGCTCGGGCGATGGCCACCCGCTGCTGCTGCCCGCCGGAGAGCTGGGCGGGGAACTTGGCGGCCTGGCCGCCGATGCCGACCCGGTCGAGCAGTTCCTGGGCCTTGCGCACGGCCTCCGCCTTCGGCCGCTTCAGCACGTGGACCTGCCCGAGGACGACGTTGTCCAGGACGGTCTTGTGCGCGAAGAGGTTGAAGGACTGGAACACCATGCCCACCTCGGCCCGGAGTTTGGCCAGCGCCTTGCCCTCGGCGGGCAGCGGCGTACCGTCCAGGGTGATCGTGCCGGAGTCGATCGTCTCCAGGCGGTTGATCGCCCGGCAGAGGGTCGACTTCCCGGCGCCGGACGGGCCGATGATCACGACGACCTCGCCCTGCCTGACTTTCAGGTTGACGTCCCTGAGCACATGGTGGTCGCCGTAGCGCTTGTTGACCTGGTCCAGGACGATCAGGTCGGCCTCGGTCATGCGTCACGCTCCTTGTCTCGGTCAGCGATGGCGTAACCGTAGGAGCCGTATGTGTCACCGAAAGGCTTGTGCGCGTTCTGCTCAGGGATTGATCGATCTGAGATCGATCAGGGTCAGGGGGTGGCGGGCCTGGAGGAGTCGGACGTCACGCCGGACACGCCGATGGTGTCCTTGTAGGCGCGGTCCCACTGCCCGTCGCGCAGCCAGCGGGCGATCAGCCCGTTGAGGTAGTCGCGGAAGACGGTGTCCTCCTTGCGCACCCCCATGCCGTACGGCTCGCGCCCGAAGGGCTTGAGCACCAGCCGGAACATGTCCGGATGCTGGTCGAGCAGGCCGAGCAGGATCGTGTCGTCGGTGCTGATGGCGTCGACCCGCCCGTTCGTGAGCGCGGGCACGCAGATGCTGTAGGCGTCGACGATCTCCAGGGTGGCGCGGGGCACCAGGGAACGCAGCCGGTCGACGGACGTCGAGCCCGTGGCGGTGCAGACGGTCTTGCCGCTGAGGTCCGACACGTCCTGGATGGTGGTGTCGGCGATCCTGACCAGCAGGTCCTGCCCGGCGTAGTAGTACGGGTCGGTGAAGGCGACGAGCCGCGCGCGGGCCGGAGTGATCGAGTACGTGGCGATGACGAGATCCACCACGCCCTGCGAGATGAAGTTCTCCCGCTCGCGCGAGACGGTCTCGACGAAGCGGATGTTGCGCTCGCTGCCGGTGAGGTCCTTCGCGATGAGCCTGGCGATCTCGGCGTCGAAGCCGGTGATCCGCCCGCCGGTGGGGTCCTTGTAGCCGAACATCGGCTGGTCGAACTTGGTGCCCACGACGAGGACGCCCCGCTCCCTGATCCGCGCCATCGTGGAGCCCTCGGGGAAGGGGTTGTCGCTCCCGCATCCGGCGGCGGCCAGGCAGAGCAGGACGGCGAGCAGCGCCCTGAGCCCTCTCATCGCACTCGATAACGGTGCTGGGGGCGCCCGGTCGGCCCGTACTTCGGCCGGCCTTCGAGCAGCCCGCGATCGGCCAGATGCTCCAGGTAGCGGCGGGCGGTGGCGCGGCTGACGCCGATCATCCCGGCCAGCTCGTGCGCCGACACGTCCTCCGGGACGGCGGCCAGCGCGTCCAGCACGGCCTGCTCGGTCGCCGCCGAGATGCTCTTCGGCCGGACGCCCTGGTCGAGGTGGAGCGTGCGGAAGATGCGGTCGATCTCCTGCTGCTCGGCGAACCGGTCGCCCGACTCCAGCTGCTCGGCCGTGGCCGCGTAGCGCAGCAGCGTCTGTTCGAGCGTGCCCGCCCTGGTCGGCTTGACCAGGTAGTAGAGGGCGCCGCGCTGCATGGCGGCGCGTACCGTGGCCGACTCCTTGCGCCCGGAGATCACGATGATGTCGATGGGCGGCTGCTCGGGCCGCCGCAGCCGGTGCGCCACCTCCAGCCCCGGCAGGTCGGGCAGGTGCAGGTCCAGCAGCACCAGCCGGGGCGCGAAGCGGCCGGCGGCGGCGAGCGCCGCCTGCCCGGTGTGCGCGATCCCGACCACCCTGAACCCGAGTACTCTGTTCACCTGCGCGTGCAGGGCCGCCGTGACGACCGGGTCGTCGTCCACGATGAGAACGGT
This region includes:
- a CDS encoding glutamate ABC transporter substrate-binding protein; the protein is MRGLRALLAVLLCLAAAGCGSDNPFPEGSTMARIRERGVLVVGTKFDQPMFGYKDPTGGRITGFDAEIARLIAKDLTGSERNIRFVETVSRERENFISQGVVDLVIATYSITPARARLVAFTDPYYYAGQDLLVRIADTTIQDVSDLSGKTVCTATGSTSVDRLRSLVPRATLEIVDAYSICVPALTNGRVDAISTDDTILLGLLDQHPDMFRLVLKPFGREPYGMGVRKEDTVFRDYLNGLIARWLRDGQWDRAYKDTIGVSGVTSDSSRPATP
- a CDS encoding 6-phospho-beta-glucosidase gives rise to the protein MRLAVLGGGGFRVPLVYGALLRETAKPRVEQVVLYDVSQDRLEAIRHVLGQLAAGHDDPPEVLTTTDLDTALRDSAFVFSAIRVGGLAGRTADERVALDLGLLGQETTGPGGISYGLRTIPVALHVAERVAALAPQAWVINFTNPAGMITEAMRHVLGDRVIGICDSPIGLIRRAAVALGLDPSRVSPDYVGLNHLGWLRGLTYQGRDVLPGLLADDAALRQVEEARIFGTDWVRTLGALPNEYLYYYYFTRESVAAISGQTRGESLVRQQDDFYAAVRARPEEALAEWVRARRLRDESYMAEAREPTSAGARDAADLEAGGYEGIALALMAAIARGEPTSMILNVRNGAAVPGLPADAVVEIPCAVDGAGVRPLATRPLPGRFLGLMQQVKGVEQAAIEAARSGSARLAVEAFALHPLVDSVATARKLLDGYRARIPELAAAIPGSSDAGGRTTL
- a CDS encoding glutamate ABC transporter substrate-binding protein, whose product is MFGRSLYATFAVVALATTATACGSAEATNASIVDKAKNDKKLVIGVKADQPGLGLRTPDGSFAGFDIEVAKYVAKQLGVEAKDITFKETVSANREAFIEQGQVDMVVATYSITDARKQKVSFAGPYFVAGQDLLVRADDTALTGPETLNGKKLCSVAGSTPAQKVKAEYAKEVQLQEERTYSACVDRVLGGQLDALTTDNVILAGYAAQYGGKLKVVGKTFSTEKYGIGLKKDDTTGRKAVNDALEKMFSDGSWTKALQASVGASGFTLPQAPALERY
- a CDS encoding amino acid ABC transporter ATP-binding protein, which gives rise to MTEADLIVLDQVNKRYGDHHVLRDVNLKVRQGEVVVIIGPSGAGKSTLCRAINRLETIDSGTITLDGTPLPAEGKALAKLRAEVGMVFQSFNLFAHKTVLDNVVLGQVHVLKRPKAEAVRKAQELLDRVGIGGQAAKFPAQLSGGQQQRVAIARALAMDPKAILFDEPTSALDPEMVNEVLDVMTSLAREGMTMVVVTHEMGFARRAADRVVFMAEGEIVEQNTPDAFFGAPNSERAQSFLAKILTH
- a CDS encoding DeoR/GlpR family DNA-binding transcription regulator, with product MLQRLRHAEIMRRVRLSGATSVSDLASQLGVSPSTIRRDLEVLDRDGTLRRVRGGALILDGEVTVDADADRPFAEVAEVDEQDKEAVAVRAAELVRDGDVVLLDIGTTTMRLARRLRGRRVTVVTSSLAVLDVLRTDPEVELLLLGGALRRPYHSLVGVLTEAALSQVVADRVFLGASGVRPDGQLVDTTLAEVPLKRAMIAAAGQVVLLVDRHKFPGTGALRVCGPDDIDVIVTNQGADEATLRNCAAAGAEVLLT
- a CDS encoding amino acid ABC transporter permease; translation: MEALLFERDTIFAAFWMTIRLTAVSALGSLVLGTLLTAMRVAPLASLRGAANTYVTMMRNTPLTLVLMFTGLGVGAQLGVELSDDIATNNFWLAVIGLTAYTSAFVCEALRSGLNTVPVGQAEAARSLGLGFTKTLGLITLPQAFRAVVAPLGSIMIALTKNTTIALVVGVGEASVRMREMIETYGDQVLEIFLGFAAGFVLLCLPMGLLFGWLSRRMAVAR
- a CDS encoding carbohydrate kinase family protein, with translation MSNQVYDPLAAERSPEGPQFDVFLAGTVFLDIIFTGLPAMPAAGTEIWAEGMGSCPGGIANLAIATSRLGLRTSLAAAFGDDDYGDFCWRTLEEQESVDLSRSRRFEHWHSPVTVSMAVDRDRSMVTHGHPSPLPASEMIGMPPQSKAVIVSLSTDDPLDSPDSPCNWAELARRDGSLIFADVGWDPSGSWSASLLDQLALCHAFMPNAVEAMAYTGADTPRDALYAIADKVPVAVVTDGANGAMAIDSVNGEEAFVPAPRVTALDPTGAGDVFGAGFVLGTLSRWPLADRLAFAQLCAALAVQQFGGSLAAPGWGDIADWWHEVRDSADHSGAYGNSLARRYAFLDKLVPAVPVGAVRRAAATIARYADVGPKVPTTRPNPPEDEGPDTPRVPAQKE
- a CDS encoding response regulator, with product MPEPRDITVLIVDDDPVVTAALHAQVNRVLGFRVVGIAHTGQAALAAAGRFAPRLVLLDLHLPDLPGLEVAHRLRRPEQPPIDIIVISGRKESATVRAAMQRGALYYLVKPTRAGTLEQTLLRYAATAEQLESGDRFAEQQEIDRIFRTLHLDQGVRPKSISAATEQAVLDALAAVPEDVSAHELAGMIGVSRATARRYLEHLADRGLLEGRPKYGPTGRPQHRYRVR
- a CDS encoding amino acid ABC transporter permease; this translates as MSYANLYEPPGPRGIRRNRVLAAVVALVLLGLAYVVYVRFDAKDQWAADKWTPLLRGDVWATFILPGLAGTIGAAVVGVVLAGLFGLLFATARLSDHRWIRVPAAAVVEFFRSVPLLLLIFFAFFGSYMLIGVNISAFAAVVFGLTLYNGSVIAEIIRAGVQSLPRGQSEAAQAIGMRKGQVMRLVLLPQAFRTMMPAIVSQFVVLLKDSALGLIVGFDELVNRGLNGIAANFKNTIPAAILIAAIFILINFSLDRLATRLSTRLGTTR
- a CDS encoding amidase; its protein translation is MPLSPGPFTGRTITSLAQDLREGRTTAVELAEQALEAIAERDPELGAFVTVDADGALAAARRADAELDTGTYRGPLHGVPVGVKDLFMVAGLPATMGSRHFAGYVADSDAESVTLLRRAGAVVVGKTTTHEFAYGPTGDRSANGPSRNPWDPERMSGGSSGGSAAAVAAGLVPLALGTDTGGSVRIPAALCGIAGFKPSYGAISAEGVFPLARSFDHVGVLAGDEQDCLLAYRCLASAQLREDPGPSRVAWLDPSELFDGDPRVVDAVRAAAESRLARSGLDEVRLRAGLGEEFRETYTVIQSCEAVAVHAARMAQAPELFDPELLERLRTAAEVPGWRYVAAVAARSRLAEAAAALFERHDVLALPTVPITAPLLQQRETEVDGRTVAVRPALLAMTSLWNVLGLPALTVPAGTVDGLPVGLQLVCRPGRELRLFQAAGMV